A section of the Papio anubis isolate 15944 chromosome 2, Panubis1.0, whole genome shotgun sequence genome encodes:
- the FAIM gene encoding fas apoptotic inhibitory molecule 1 isoform X2 yields MASGDDSPIFEDDESPPYSLEKMTDLVAVWDVALSDGVHKIEFEHGTTSGKRVVYVDGKEEIRKDWMFKLVGRETFCVGAAKTKATINIDAISGFAYEYTLEINGKSLKKYMENRSKTTNTWVLHMDGENFRIVLEKDTMDVWCNGKKLETAGEFVDDGTETHFSLGNHDCYIKAVSSGKRKEGIIHTLIVDNREIPEIAS; encoded by the exons ATGGCATCTGGAGATGACAGTCCTATCTTTGAAGATGATGAAAG cCCTCCTTACAGTCTAGAAAAAATGACAGACCTCGTAGCTGTCTGGGATGTTGCTTTAAGTGACGGAGTCCACAAGATTGAATTTGAACATGGGACTACATCAGGCAAACGAGTAGTATATGTAGATGGAAAG GAAGAGATAAGGAAAGATTGGATGTTCAAATTAGTGGGCAGAGAAACATTCTGTGTTGGAGCTGCGAAGACAAAAGCGACCATAAATATAGATGCTATCAGTGGTTTTGCTTATGAATATACTCTGGAAATTAATGGGAAGAGTCTTAAGAAGTATATGGAGAACAGATCAAAAACCACCAATACTTGGGTATTACACATGGATGGTGAGAACTTTAGAATTGTTTTGG aaaaagacaCTATGGACGTATGGTGCAATGGTAAAAAACTGGAGACAGCA GGTGAGTTTGTAGATGATGGGACTGAAACTCACTTCAGTCTCGGGAACCACGACTGTTACATAAAGGCTGTCAGTAGTGGGAAGCGGAAAGAAGGGATTATTCATACTCTCATTGTGGATAATAGAGAAATCCCAGAGATTGCAAGTTAA
- the FAIM gene encoding fas apoptotic inhibitory molecule 1 isoform X3, whose protein sequence is MTDLVAVWDVALSDGVHKIEFEHGTTSGKRVVYVDGKEEIRKDWMFKLVGRETFCVGAAKTKATINIDAISGFAYEYTLEINGKSLKKYMENRSKTTNTWVLHMDGENFRIVLEKDTMDVWCNGKKLETAGEFVDDGTETHFSLGNHDCYIKAVSSGKRKEGIIHTLIVDNREIPEIAS, encoded by the exons ATGACAGACCTCGTAGCTGTCTGGGATGTTGCTTTAAGTGACGGAGTCCACAAGATTGAATTTGAACATGGGACTACATCAGGCAAACGAGTAGTATATGTAGATGGAAAG GAAGAGATAAGGAAAGATTGGATGTTCAAATTAGTGGGCAGAGAAACATTCTGTGTTGGAGCTGCGAAGACAAAAGCGACCATAAATATAGATGCTATCAGTGGTTTTGCTTATGAATATACTCTGGAAATTAATGGGAAGAGTCTTAAGAAGTATATGGAGAACAGATCAAAAACCACCAATACTTGGGTATTACACATGGATGGTGAGAACTTTAGAATTGTTTTGG aaaaagacaCTATGGACGTATGGTGCAATGGTAAAAAACTGGAGACAGCA GGTGAGTTTGTAGATGATGGGACTGAAACTCACTTCAGTCTCGGGAACCACGACTGTTACATAAAGGCTGTCAGTAGTGGGAAGCGGAAAGAAGGGATTATTCATACTCTCATTGTGGATAATAGAGAAATCCCAGAGATTGCAAGTTAA
- the FAIM gene encoding fas apoptotic inhibitory molecule 1 isoform X1, translating into MASGDDSPIFEDDESPPYSLEKMTDLVAVWDVALSDGVHKIEFEHGTTSGKRVVYVDGKEEIRKDWMFKLVGRETFCVGAAKTKATINIDAISGFAYEYTLEINGKSLKKYMENRSKTTNTWVLHMDGENFRIVLEKDTMDVWCNGKKLETASFFQGSILKMGTGTHCTQGHACGIQHTSHKEPLATSFPELGKGFSP; encoded by the exons ATGGCATCTGGAGATGACAGTCCTATCTTTGAAGATGATGAAAG cCCTCCTTACAGTCTAGAAAAAATGACAGACCTCGTAGCTGTCTGGGATGTTGCTTTAAGTGACGGAGTCCACAAGATTGAATTTGAACATGGGACTACATCAGGCAAACGAGTAGTATATGTAGATGGAAAG GAAGAGATAAGGAAAGATTGGATGTTCAAATTAGTGGGCAGAGAAACATTCTGTGTTGGAGCTGCGAAGACAAAAGCGACCATAAATATAGATGCTATCAGTGGTTTTGCTTATGAATATACTCTGGAAATTAATGGGAAGAGTCTTAAGAAGTATATGGAGAACAGATCAAAAACCACCAATACTTGGGTATTACACATGGATGGTGAGAACTTTAGAATTGTTTTGG aaaaagacaCTATGGACGTATGGTGCAATGGTAAAAAACTGGAGACAGCA TCCTTTTTTCAAGGCTCAATATTAAAAATGGGGACAGGAACACACTGCACCCAAGGACATGCTTGTGGTATTCAGCACACCTCCCATAAGGAGCCACTGGCCACATCCTTCCCAGAGCTGGGAAAAGGCTTCTCTCCCTGA